Proteins co-encoded in one Sulfurimonas sp. HSL1-2 genomic window:
- a CDS encoding ribonuclease HII: METALPLCGIDEAGRGPIAGPLVMAGVILHAPLNGLNDSKKLTEKKRELLYESIMANAAYHIVRFSAQQIDDEGISACLSKGLKEIMKVLGEADYLFDGNSTYGVNGLRTQVKADADVPEVSAASILAKVTRDREMVALADTYPQYGFEKHKGYGSAAHIDAIKLHGYSAVHRRSFRLKALQPTLF, from the coding sequence ATGGAAACAGCACTACCTCTTTGCGGGATCGACGAAGCGGGGCGGGGCCCCATCGCCGGTCCCCTCGTCATGGCGGGCGTCATCTTACACGCGCCGCTCAACGGCCTGAACGATTCGAAAAAACTGACAGAAAAAAAGCGCGAATTGCTGTATGAAAGCATTATGGCAAATGCTGCCTACCACATCGTGCGTTTTTCCGCGCAACAGATTGACGATGAGGGCATCTCCGCCTGCCTCTCAAAAGGGCTCAAAGAGATCATGAAAGTGCTGGGGGAGGCCGACTACCTCTTCGACGGCAATTCGACCTACGGGGTCAACGGACTGCGGACGCAGGTGAAGGCCGACGCCGACGTGCCCGAAGTGAGCGCGGCCTCCATCCTCGCCAAAGTCACCCGTGACCGGGAGATGGTTGCCCTGGCTGACACCTACCCGCAGTACGGCTTTGAAAAACACAAGGGGTACGGGTCGGCGGCGCATATCGACGCGATCAAGCTCCACGGCTACAGTGCCGTCCACCGTCGAAGCTTCCGCCTGAAAGCGTTACAGCCTACACTGTTTTAG
- a CDS encoding lysophospholipid acyltransferase family protein, with protein sequence MFKNLRKYLYMIWLGKKFIPIFRHVYLDTQLDEHDRYHALSKERQNYSISVLEYLNVVPVMHGELPEANRVLYIANHRSLLDIISIESLFSTRQKAGMWIAKQTLLDNKIYGKFFEYSGCIAVDLKAGKGMLAFFKKIKHIFQVAPDLNLFMFPEGERFGGEGVGPFQPGAEKIAKANKMQIVPIYIDDQLEKVYQASPYKQPYEVHIHIGEPMSLENIETQYRAFMEGARKN encoded by the coding sequence ATGTTTAAAAACCTCCGCAAATACCTCTATATGATCTGGCTCGGGAAGAAATTCATCCCCATTTTCCGCCATGTCTACCTGGACACGCAGCTGGATGAACACGACCGTTACCATGCCCTGTCCAAGGAGCGCCAGAACTATTCGATCAGCGTATTGGAATACCTCAACGTTGTTCCCGTGATGCACGGTGAGCTGCCCGAGGCAAACCGGGTGCTCTATATCGCCAACCACCGCAGTCTGCTCGATATCATCAGCATCGAATCGCTCTTTTCGACGCGGCAGAAGGCGGGGATGTGGATCGCCAAGCAGACGCTGCTCGACAACAAGATCTACGGGAAGTTTTTTGAATACAGCGGCTGTATTGCGGTCGACCTTAAAGCGGGGAAGGGGATGCTTGCCTTCTTCAAAAAGATCAAGCATATTTTCCAGGTGGCCCCGGATCTCAACCTTTTTATGTTTCCGGAGGGGGAGCGCTTCGGCGGCGAGGGCGTAGGGCCGTTCCAGCCGGGCGCGGAGAAGATCGCCAAGGCGAACAAGATGCAGATCGTCCCCATCTATATCGACGACCAGCTCGAAAAAGTCTACCAGGCTTCCCCATACAAGCAGCCCTATGAAGTGCATATCCATATCGGCGAGCCGATGTCGCTTGAAAACATCGAGACTCAATACCGTGCATTTATGGAAGGCGCGCGCAAAAATTAA